One window from the genome of Actinoplanes teichomyceticus ATCC 31121 encodes:
- a CDS encoding EAL domain-containing protein, translated as MTVPEERERCAFPATPLPEQRPPAPDRAAWFSYTAASDQIVWSAALSAMLGRAPAEKEMTRQILARYVHRDDLAAALGAITEVWTTRAGVPVTVRLMRGDGGWFDVDCRLEPMMSPDGTVRGIRGTVRDVTARERARREDDRLTRRGETVQSSLIEPDPATGLLTRPRFADEIDRALRLAAGALLVLRVQAEGAGDGGAGVRPERNADLLHRAARTLEGRLAPEQLLGRVGPNEIAALLPATTWTVARKQAGALVEALRADIGARVWGGLVRFRPDGEAGSHDLLIDAEQAWRQSRDADRPLTLVAHPVPARDRQGSYRNRVADALGTDRFTLYSQPILELQTNRVTRHELLLRVLDEADGPQSPIQVLDTAERLDAVFDIDLWVVERAMRLAAEQPGMGLQINLSGRSVGDPRLTAEVERLLAQYRVDPQQLTFEITETALIGNLSEARRFADRIRDLGCSLALDDFGSGYASFRYLRLFPIDLVKIDGEYVVDLVDNPQDQVLVRALVQVCQAYGIHTVAEFVQDDATLRMLRELGVDYVQGYLIGRPSPVVPGRLPSA; from the coding sequence ATGACCGTGCCCGAGGAGCGGGAGCGCTGTGCGTTCCCGGCGACGCCGCTGCCCGAGCAGCGCCCGCCGGCGCCGGACCGCGCGGCCTGGTTCTCCTACACCGCGGCCAGCGACCAGATCGTCTGGTCCGCCGCGCTCTCCGCGATGCTCGGCCGGGCGCCCGCCGAGAAGGAGATGACCCGCCAGATCCTGGCTCGCTACGTGCACCGGGACGACCTGGCCGCGGCGCTGGGCGCGATCACCGAGGTCTGGACCACCCGCGCCGGCGTGCCGGTCACCGTGCGGCTGATGCGTGGCGACGGCGGCTGGTTCGACGTGGACTGCCGGCTGGAACCGATGATGAGCCCGGACGGCACGGTCCGCGGCATCCGCGGCACGGTGCGCGACGTCACCGCCCGGGAACGCGCCCGCCGGGAGGACGACCGGCTCACCCGCCGCGGCGAGACCGTGCAATCCTCGCTGATCGAGCCGGACCCGGCCACCGGCCTGCTGACCCGGCCACGGTTCGCCGACGAGATCGACCGTGCGCTGCGCCTGGCCGCCGGCGCGCTTCTGGTGCTGCGGGTGCAGGCCGAGGGCGCCGGCGACGGCGGGGCGGGAGTACGCCCGGAACGCAACGCCGACCTGCTGCACCGCGCCGCCCGCACGCTGGAGGGCCGCCTCGCCCCCGAGCAGCTGCTCGGCCGGGTCGGACCGAACGAGATCGCGGCACTGCTCCCGGCCACCACCTGGACGGTCGCCCGCAAGCAGGCCGGCGCCCTGGTCGAGGCGCTGCGCGCGGACATCGGGGCGCGGGTCTGGGGCGGGCTGGTCCGGTTCCGCCCGGACGGCGAGGCGGGCAGCCACGATCTGCTGATCGACGCCGAGCAGGCGTGGCGGCAGTCCCGGGACGCGGACCGGCCGCTCACCCTGGTCGCGCATCCGGTGCCGGCCCGGGACCGGCAGGGGTCGTACCGCAACCGGGTCGCCGACGCGCTGGGCACCGACCGGTTCACCCTCTACTCGCAACCGATCCTGGAGTTGCAGACCAACCGGGTGACCCGGCACGAGCTGCTGCTGCGGGTGCTCGACGAGGCGGACGGCCCGCAGTCGCCGATCCAGGTGCTGGACACCGCGGAACGGCTGGACGCGGTCTTCGACATCGACCTGTGGGTGGTGGAGCGGGCCATGCGGCTCGCCGCCGAGCAGCCCGGGATGGGCCTGCAGATCAACCTGTCCGGCCGATCGGTCGGCGATCCCCGGCTCACCGCGGAGGTCGAGCGCCTGCTCGCCCAGTACCGGGTCGATCCTCAGCAGCTGACCTTCGAGATCACCGAGACCGCGCTGATCGGCAACCTGAGCGAGGCGCGCCGATTCGCCGACCGGATCCGGGATCTCGGCTGCTCGCTGGCGCTGGACGACTTCGGGTCGGGCTACGCGTCGTTCCGCTATCTGCGGCTCTTCCCGATCGACCTCGTCAAGATCGACGGGGAGTACGTCGTCGACCTGGTCGACAACCCGCAGGACCAGGTGCTGGTGCGGGCGCTGGTGCAGGTGTGCCAGGCGTACGGGATCCACACCGTGGCCGAATTCGTGCAGGACGACGCGACCCTGCGGATGTTGCGCGAGCTCGGCGTCGACTACGTCCAGGGCTATCTGATCGGTCGCCCGTCGCCGGTCGTGCCGGGCCGGTTGCCGAGCGCCTGA
- a CDS encoding cupin domain-containing protein translates to MEHFTIATVAEKSPDFRRVLWTGKHTQLVVMTIPPGGEIGEEVHEVDQILTFVSGVGKAVVSGQTRSVAQGDLVVVPAGRKHNFLNDGPNPLVLYTVYGPPEHADGAVHRTKEEADAAEEAGKDEPPSA, encoded by the coding sequence ATGGAGCACTTCACGATCGCCACTGTCGCCGAGAAGAGTCCGGATTTCCGCCGCGTCCTGTGGACCGGCAAGCACACCCAGCTCGTCGTCATGACCATCCCACCGGGTGGCGAGATCGGTGAGGAGGTCCACGAGGTGGACCAGATCCTCACCTTCGTCAGCGGCGTCGGCAAGGCCGTCGTCTCCGGGCAGACCCGCTCGGTCGCCCAGGGCGACCTGGTGGTGGTGCCGGCCGGGCGCAAGCACAACTTCCTCAACGACGGGCCGAACCCGCTGGTTCTCTACACCGTGTACGGCCCGCCGGAGCACGCCGACGGCGCGGTGCACAGGACCAAGGAGGAGGCGGACGCGGCCGAGGAGGCGGGCAAGGACGAGCCGCCGTCCGCATGA
- a CDS encoding MarR family winged helix-turn-helix transcriptional regulator produces the protein MDEPRWLTPEQQATWRRLVEVLVKVPAALEAQLQRDAGLTHMGYLVLMTLSERPDRRLPMSHLARRACASLSRLSHVVSRLEQHGWVRRERDRTDGRVQIAVLTEEGHAKVVATAPGHAEAVQQLIFDRLTAAQVRQLNRLTGALLDDPPA, from the coding sequence ATGGACGAGCCCCGCTGGTTGACGCCGGAGCAGCAGGCGACCTGGCGGCGGCTCGTCGAAGTGCTGGTCAAGGTGCCCGCGGCGCTGGAGGCCCAGCTGCAGCGGGACGCCGGCCTGACGCACATGGGCTATCTGGTGCTGATGACCCTGTCCGAGCGGCCCGACCGCCGGCTCCCGATGAGCCACCTGGCCCGGCGCGCCTGCGCGTCGCTGTCCCGGCTCTCGCACGTGGTCAGCCGGCTGGAGCAGCACGGCTGGGTGCGGCGCGAGCGGGACCGGACCGACGGCCGGGTGCAGATCGCGGTGCTCACCGAGGAGGGGCACGCCAAGGTGGTGGCGACCGCGCCGGGCCACGCCGAGGCGGTCCAGCAGCTGATCTTCGACCGGTTGACGGCCGCGCAGGTGCGCCAGCTCAACCGGCTCACCGGCGCTCTGCTGGATGATCCACCCGCCTGA